The Ruania alba genome has a window encoding:
- a CDS encoding SDR family NAD(P)-dependent oxidoreductase, protein MTRRAVVTGGVSGLGAATAERLAADGVEIITVDIADSADVVLDISDAAAVREAAERIGAVDILINSAGIVGPNIPFWEVDDAAWKRTFAVNVDGTFNVCRAFAPAMIESGWGRIVNFASMAGKDGNPNMIAYSATKAAVIGMTKTMGKDLAQFGVLVNAIAPAVVSTPMNAETAPDVLAHITSLIPMKRVGRADEVAELVAWLASDRCSFSTGAVYDISGGRATY, encoded by the coding sequence ATGACTCGACGAGCAGTAGTGACCGGTGGGGTGAGTGGGCTCGGCGCTGCCACCGCCGAGCGGCTGGCCGCGGACGGAGTGGAGATCATCACGGTCGACATCGCCGACAGCGCCGATGTGGTCCTCGACATCTCCGACGCCGCCGCCGTGCGCGAGGCTGCCGAACGGATCGGCGCCGTGGACATCCTGATCAACAGCGCAGGCATCGTCGGGCCGAACATCCCGTTCTGGGAGGTGGACGATGCCGCATGGAAGCGCACGTTCGCCGTCAACGTCGATGGGACGTTCAACGTGTGCCGCGCCTTCGCTCCGGCGATGATCGAGTCCGGATGGGGGCGGATCGTGAACTTTGCCAGCATGGCCGGCAAGGACGGAAACCCGAATATGATCGCCTACTCGGCCACGAAGGCCGCCGTCATCGGCATGACGAAGACGATGGGCAAGGACCTGGCGCAGTTCGGAGTGCTCGTCAATGCCATCGCCCCCGCCGTCGTCTCCACGCCGATGAACGCTGAGACTGCCCCTGATGTGCTCGCGCACATCACCAGCCTTATCCCGATGAAACGCGTCGGCCGGGCCGACGAGGTGGCCGAGCTGGTGGCCTGGCTCGCTTCGGACAGATGCTCCTTCTCCACCGGCGCCGTGTACGACATCTCTGGTGGGCGCGCCACGTACTGA
- a CDS encoding IclR family transcriptional regulator, which produces MAIPPATDGRLVGSDRVLAVLVELAQHPAGIGLDELTTTIGSAKSTVHRALGALVRAGLATKDGRGTYRLGDEFFRIAFSHREARPDHERVTPALQALCERFAETVHFAVLDDRSVVYQAKVDPPAGAVRLTSTVGGRNPAHVTAVGKLLLAYRLPDLESVQAWTDAAPVEPRTPNSLTSATALHAELEQIRARGYAVDDEESELGVACVALPTFLASPSTPSGAVSVSALARRTPLQRLVAAIDEIRDELAAFGISTTPDGARSH; this is translated from the coding sequence ATGGCGATTCCCCCTGCCACCGACGGCCGACTGGTCGGTTCCGACCGCGTCCTCGCTGTTCTCGTCGAACTTGCTCAACACCCGGCCGGGATCGGCCTGGACGAGTTGACCACCACCATCGGGAGCGCGAAATCGACCGTCCACCGCGCACTCGGCGCCCTGGTGCGGGCCGGCTTGGCCACCAAGGACGGTCGTGGGACGTACCGGCTCGGCGACGAGTTCTTCCGGATCGCATTCAGCCACCGCGAGGCCCGGCCTGACCATGAACGGGTCACACCGGCGTTGCAGGCGCTGTGCGAGCGCTTCGCCGAGACCGTCCACTTCGCTGTGCTCGACGATCGCTCGGTAGTCTACCAGGCAAAGGTCGATCCGCCGGCAGGCGCGGTGCGGCTCACGTCGACCGTCGGGGGACGCAACCCCGCCCATGTCACCGCCGTGGGCAAACTGCTGCTCGCCTACCGCCTGCCCGATCTGGAGTCGGTCCAAGCCTGGACCGACGCTGCCCCGGTGGAGCCACGGACACCGAACTCGCTCACGTCCGCAACAGCACTGCACGCTGAGTTGGAACAGATCCGCGCACGCGGGTACGCCGTCGACGATGAGGAGAGCGAGCTCGGCGTCGCGTGCGTGGCCCTGCCGACGTTCCTCGCCTCGCCCAGCACGCCGTCGGGAGCGGTCAGCGTGAGCGCGTTGGCGCGCCGCACGCCGTTGCAGCGGCTGGTCGCGGCCATCGACGAGATCCGTGACGAGCTTGCCGCCTTCGGGATCAGCACCACACCCGACGGCGCACGCTCGCACTGA